A part of Nitrospirota bacterium genomic DNA contains:
- the mqnC gene encoding dehypoxanthine futalosine cyclase has translation MTTQRINSRISGKEALALFKNADLLGLGMWADTIRRTLHPDKICTFVVDRNINYTNICINKCTFCAFWKDEDDADAYLLDTDTIFRKIEETVELGGTQILIQGGLHPALDIFYYTDLLSSIKDRFDINIHGFSPPEICYIADASDLTIRETLGILRSAGLDSIPGGGAEILSDRVREVLSPRKIKSSRWLEVMEAAHRLGMRTTATMMFGSIETPEDIITHLDAVRQLQDRTGGFTAFIPWSFQPGNTELNQQSAVSNQPSAVKKLKTQKSTFHAATAVDYLRVLALSRIYLDNVENIQASWVTQGLKMAQVALRFGANDFGSTMIEENVVAATGVSYAVTMHDIISAIRSAGFVPAQRDTYYNILRLL, from the coding sequence ATGACGACACAACGGATCAACAGCCGGATAAGCGGTAAAGAGGCGCTTGCCTTATTCAAAAATGCCGACCTGCTTGGCCTGGGCATGTGGGCGGATACTATCAGGAGAACGCTCCATCCTGATAAGATCTGCACCTTTGTTGTAGACAGGAACATCAACTACACAAATATCTGCATTAATAAGTGCACCTTCTGCGCATTCTGGAAGGATGAAGATGATGCGGATGCCTATCTGCTTGACACGGATACCATATTCAGGAAGATCGAAGAGACGGTCGAGCTCGGCGGCACACAGATACTTATCCAGGGCGGCCTCCACCCGGCACTCGATATTTTTTATTACACTGATCTTCTTTCTTCTATCAAGGATCGGTTCGATATCAATATCCACGGCTTTTCACCGCCGGAGATCTGCTATATCGCAGATGCATCAGACCTGACCATAAGGGAAACTCTCGGGATACTGAGGTCTGCAGGTCTGGACTCGATCCCCGGCGGCGGCGCAGAGATACTTTCTGACCGCGTGCGGGAGGTGCTGAGCCCCAGGAAGATCAAGTCCTCGCGCTGGCTCGAGGTGATGGAAGCAGCGCACAGGCTTGGCATGAGGACAACAGCGACCATGATGTTCGGCAGTATCGAGACACCTGAGGACATCATTACCCACCTTGATGCCGTCAGGCAGCTTCAGGACAGAACAGGCGGATTTACGGCCTTCATACCCTGGTCATTCCAGCCGGGCAATACGGAATTGAATCAGCAATCAGCCGTCAGTAATCAGCCGTCAGCCGTGAAAAAACTCAAAACTCAAAAGTCAACTTTTCATGCAGCAACAGCTGTTGACTATCTCAGGGTGCTGGCGCTTTCAAGGATCTATCTCGACAACGTCGAGAACATCCAGGCCTCGTGGGTGACCCAGGGCTTGAAAATGGCTCAGGTAGCCCTCCGTTTTGGTGCGAATGACTTCGGTTCGACCATGATCGAGGAGAATGTCGTGGCCGCTACCGGCGTGAGCTATGCGGTCACCATGCATGACATCATCAGCGCCATCCGCTCGGCCGGCTTTGTCCCTGCCCAGCGGGATACGTATTACAATATTTTGAGACTTTTGTAG
- the mqnE gene encoding aminofutalosine synthase MqnE codes for MLSGIREKVLAGKRITEEDALRLFETDDIFTLGALASHVAGKKNGSKAYFIRNRHINPTNICVNRCKFCAFSRSQGQEGAYELTIDEIIKKIGEGQTGGRAGKPAGRQAVFGISEVHIVGGLHPEWPFEHYLNMISAIKKHFPRLHIKAFTAVEIDYFSKISGRSLHDTLTALKKNGLGSMPGGGAEIFREGIRNRLCPEKIPGDRWIEVMEAAHRVGIRTNATMLYGHVEDLADRVDHLSRLRGLQDRTKGFQAFIPLAYHPKNTEIKGSYTSGIDDLRTAAVSRIFLDNFAHIKAYWIMLGEKISQLALLFGADDIDGTIVEEKITHSAGGLAGEKLTAEQLVNLIQKAGKTAVERDSFYKAVRTY; via the coding sequence AAACGCATCACCGAAGAGGACGCTCTGCGCCTTTTCGAGACCGACGACATCTTCACCCTCGGCGCTCTCGCATCTCATGTGGCCGGAAAGAAAAACGGAAGCAAGGCCTATTTCATCCGGAACAGGCATATCAACCCGACAAACATCTGCGTGAACCGCTGCAAGTTCTGCGCATTCAGCAGGTCTCAGGGGCAGGAGGGCGCATACGAGCTCACCATAGATGAAATAATCAAGAAGATTGGCGAAGGGCAAACTGGCGGGCGGGCGGGCAAGCCGGCAGGCAGGCAGGCTGTTTTCGGCATTTCCGAGGTCCATATCGTTGGCGGCCTTCATCCTGAATGGCCCTTTGAGCATTATCTCAACATGATCTCTGCCATAAAAAAACATTTTCCAAGGCTCCATATCAAGGCATTCACTGCAGTGGAGATCGATTATTTCTCGAAGATCAGCGGACGTTCTCTTCACGATACGCTTACCGCCCTGAAAAAGAACGGGCTCGGCTCCATGCCGGGCGGCGGCGCAGAGATCTTCAGAGAAGGCATACGGAACCGGCTCTGTCCGGAAAAGATCCCGGGTGACCGCTGGATCGAGGTGATGGAAGCAGCCCACCGGGTCGGCATCAGGACGAATGCGACCATGCTCTATGGACATGTTGAAGACCTTGCTGACAGGGTCGATCATCTCTCGCGCCTGAGAGGTCTGCAGGACAGGACAAAGGGCTTCCAGGCGTTCATCCCCCTTGCCTATCACCCCAAAAATACGGAGATCAAGGGCAGCTATACCTCCGGCATCGACGATCTCAGGACAGCAGCAGTGAGCCGCATCTTCCTCGATAATTTTGCTCATATCAAGGCCTACTGGATCATGCTGGGAGAAAAGATCTCCCAGCTTGCTCTCCTGTTCGGGGCTGACGATATTGACGGCACAATCGTTGAGGAGAAGATCACCCATTCGGCGGGGGGACTGGCCGGTGAAAAGCTCACGGCAGAACAGCTGGTGAACCTGATACAGAAGGCAGGCAAAACAGCTGTAGAGCGGGATTCATTTTATAAGGCGGTCAGGACATACTGA